In the genome of Streptomyces aquilus, the window CGTCCTCGGGGGCGCGGTGCGCGAAGAGGCCGAGAGCGGCCTCGAGGAGCTGGCTGCGGCGCTCCTCGACACTCAGACGGCGATAGGCGGGCGCGGCAGGGGTCATGGGTGCAGCGTAGTCGTGCGTCTGCGGGTGCGTCGTGGCTGGTCGCGCACTTCCCGGCCTGCCTCGCTGCACCCACCCAGGGGGCGCGGGGAACTGCGCGACCAGCCCCCGCCGGGCCGCACCCGACACTCAAGCCAGCAGCCCCGAGGACTTCCAGAGCCGCCGCCCAACCCCCCGAAGAACCCCAATGTCATCCAAGAAGTCCGTCAGCCTCTTCGCCCCCGTCTGCATGACCTCCCGCCGATGCCCGCTCGCCTTCACCTGCGCGAGGGCCTCCCGCCGGTCCAGCCCCACGTTCGTGTAGACCTCGGGGTTCACGAACGCCACCGAGAACACCCGCGCGAACTCCCCGGACGTCACCCGGGTGAACTCCTGCGACCACCGAGGCGCGGTCACCATCTGCCGCCGCAGCTCCTCGCGGGCGTACCGCACATGCCGCGCCTCCTCCACGACATGGATCCGGGTGACCCCCCGGATCAGCGGCTGCACCCGCTCGTCCGGGAACGTCAGCCGCTGCATCCAGTCGAGGACCTCCTCACCGAGCAGCGTCGCGGTGAAGGAGCCCGGCGTCGTCGAGATCGTCTTGAACAGCCGGCCCAGCTGCTGGTGCGCCCGGCTCACCGGGTACCACGGAGTGTCCCCGTGCGAGATCAGCCGCGCGAACATCTTCGAGTGCCGGCACTCGTCCTCGATCTCGGTCAGCGCGTAGCGCACATGCGCACTCGTCGCCGCCTTGTCGTAGATGTGCCGCACGAGCAGCTGCATGAGGATGAGCTCGAACCAGATCCCGAGCGAGGCCAGTGCCGCGGCCTCGTGCTGCGAGAGCAGAATCCGCTGCTCCTCGCTCATCCGCTTCCACAGCGGGGTGTCGTACAGCGACACCAGCTCGGGTGGCCAGAACCACTTGCCCTCCTCGAAGGGCGCGTCCCAGTCCAGCTCCTTGTCGGGGTCGAAGGAGTGCTTGGCGGAGGAGTCGAGCAGCCGTTCGGCCACCTGCTCCCGGTCCTTGAGCAGGCCGAGCGCGTCGCGGAGGCCCGCGAGCGCATCGGCGTCCGTCAACGTCGTCATGAGGTTATGAGACTGCTTGTCAGCAAGCTCGTCAATCCCTCGCGCGCTACTTGTTGACCCCGCGTCTACGAAGGGGCAGCCTGCGGGACATGCCGACTTTCGACCTGTACGCCACAGATCCGGGAGACCCCCACTGGCAGGTGCCGGCGACCGGCGCGGCACGCTTCAGCTGGGAGTACGACGATGGTCGCGACCGTCTCCTCGCCCTTTACCAGAAGGGCAAGGACAAGCAGTGGGACGGGCAGAAACGCATCGACTGGGGGATCGAGGTCGACCCGTACGACCCCCTCGGCACCCCCGACGAGTCCATGTCCCTCTACGGCACCAAGCACTGGGCGAAGCTGACGGACCACGACAAGGGGGAGCTGCGGCAGCACTACGCCTCCTGGCAGTTCAGCCAGTTCCTGCACGGTGAGCAGGGCGCCATGGTGTGTGCCGCGCGGATCGTCGAGTCCGTCCCCGACCTCGACGCGAAGTTCTACTCGGCGACCCAGGTGATGGATGAGGCCCGGCACGCGGAGATCTACGGGCGGTTCCTGCACGAGAAGATCGGGATGCTGTACCCGATCAACGACAACCTCCGGTCGCTGCTCGGCGACACCCTCCGCGACAGCCGCTGGGACATGCCGTACCTCGGTATGCAGGTCCTCATCGAGGGCCTCGCGCTCGCCGCGTTCGGCATGATCCGCGACACGACGGACAAGCCGCTGCCGCAGCAGATCCTCGCGTACGTCATGCAGGACGAGGCGCGGCACGTCGCCTTCGGGCGCATGGCCCTGCGCGACTACTACAAGCAGCTCAGCGATGCCGAACTCCGCGAACGCGAGGAATTCGTCATCGAGGGCTGCTACTTGATGCGCGACCGGCTGCGGGGCGTCGAGGTCCTGGAGAACTTCGGCATCCCCACCGCCGAGGCCGAGGAGTACAGCGAGCAGTCCGAATTCCTCGCCCTGTTCCGCCAGTTGCTGTTCTCCCGCATCGTCCCGTGCGTCAAGGACATCGGCCTGTGGGGCAAACGCCTCCAGCGGGCCTACGTCGACATGGGCGTCTTCGGGATGGGCGACTCGAACCTCGACCTGCTGATGGCCCAGGACGAGGAGATCGCCGAGAAACTGGATGCGGAGCGGTTCGCGGCGGAGGAGCATGACCGGGTCGCGGAAGTGCAGGACACGATCGACCAGGGGACCCGATGAACCGAACCGCCGCCCGCCGCAGCCTCCAAGGCCTCGCCCTCGGGGACGCGTTCGGCGAGCGCTGGTTCCCGCTCTTCCGTGAGCCCCGGCAGGCGTACGACGAGATCCGCGCCCGCCGGATGCCCGCGGAACCCGAGTGGCACTGGACGGACGACACGGCGATGGCGCTCGCCGTGTGCCGGGTGCTGGACGAGTTCGGCGAGATCCGGCAGACGGAACTGGCCCAGGCCTTCGCGCTCGGCTACGACGCCGACCCCGCGCGGGGGTACGGCCACGGCATGCATCTGCT includes:
- a CDS encoding AurF N-oxygenase family protein, whose protein sequence is MTTLTDADALAGLRDALGLLKDREQVAERLLDSSAKHSFDPDKELDWDAPFEEGKWFWPPELVSLYDTPLWKRMSEEQRILLSQHEAAALASLGIWFELILMQLLVRHIYDKAATSAHVRYALTEIEDECRHSKMFARLISHGDTPWYPVSRAHQQLGRLFKTISTTPGSFTATLLGEEVLDWMQRLTFPDERVQPLIRGVTRIHVVEEARHVRYAREELRRQMVTAPRWSQEFTRVTSGEFARVFSVAFVNPEVYTNVGLDRREALAQVKASGHRREVMQTGAKRLTDFLDDIGVLRGVGRRLWKSSGLLA
- a CDS encoding ferritin-like domain-containing protein encodes the protein MPTFDLYATDPGDPHWQVPATGAARFSWEYDDGRDRLLALYQKGKDKQWDGQKRIDWGIEVDPYDPLGTPDESMSLYGTKHWAKLTDHDKGELRQHYASWQFSQFLHGEQGAMVCAARIVESVPDLDAKFYSATQVMDEARHAEIYGRFLHEKIGMLYPINDNLRSLLGDTLRDSRWDMPYLGMQVLIEGLALAAFGMIRDTTDKPLPQQILAYVMQDEARHVAFGRMALRDYYKQLSDAELREREEFVIEGCYLMRDRLRGVEVLENFGIPTAEAEEYSEQSEFLALFRQLLFSRIVPCVKDIGLWGKRLQRAYVDMGVFGMGDSNLDLLMAQDEEIAEKLDAERFAAEEHDRVAEVQDTIDQGTR